Proteins from a single region of Cryptosporangium phraense:
- the hisF gene encoding imidazole glycerol phosphate synthase subunit HisF, whose protein sequence is MTVAVRVIPCLDVDNGRVVKGVNFTRLRDAGDPVELARAYDAAGADELTFLDITASSSGRETTFDVVRRTAETVFIPLTVGGGVRTTADVDALLRAGADKVGINTAAIARPELLREAAERFGSQCVVLSVDARRVVDGPPTPSGFEVTTHGGRRGTGIDAVEWAERGQEYGVGEILLNSMDGDGTKDGYDLPLITAVRKVVDVPVIASGGAGALSHFPPAIEAGADAVLAASVFHFGELTIGEVKETLRATGSPIR, encoded by the coding sequence GTGACGGTGGCCGTCCGGGTCATCCCGTGTCTCGACGTCGACAACGGCCGGGTCGTCAAGGGCGTCAACTTCACCCGCCTGCGCGACGCCGGTGACCCGGTCGAGCTCGCCCGCGCCTACGACGCGGCCGGCGCCGACGAGCTCACGTTCCTCGACATCACCGCGTCCTCGTCCGGCCGCGAGACCACGTTCGACGTCGTCCGACGCACCGCCGAGACCGTGTTCATCCCGCTCACCGTCGGCGGCGGCGTCCGCACGACGGCCGACGTCGACGCTCTGCTTCGCGCCGGGGCCGACAAGGTCGGCATCAACACGGCCGCCATCGCCCGGCCCGAGCTCCTGCGCGAGGCCGCCGAGCGCTTCGGTTCCCAGTGCGTGGTGCTCTCGGTGGACGCCCGCCGAGTGGTCGATGGCCCGCCCACCCCGAGCGGCTTCGAGGTGACGACCCACGGCGGCCGCCGGGGCACCGGCATCGACGCGGTCGAGTGGGCCGAGCGGGGCCAGGAGTACGGGGTCGGCGAGATCCTGCTCAACTCGATGGACGGCGACGGCACGAAGGACGGCTACGATCTCCCGCTGATCACCGCGGTCCGCAAGGTCGTCGACGTCCCGGTGATCGCGAGCGGTGGGGCCGGGGCTCTGTCGCACTTCCCGCCTGCGATCGAAGCGGGCGCGGATGCGGTGCTCGCGGCCAGCGTCTTCCATTTCGGAGAGCTCACGATCGGAGAGGTCAAGGAAACTCTGAGGGCGACGGGTAGCCCGATCCGCTGA